From the Spiroplasma alleghenense genome, one window contains:
- the pyk gene encoding pyruvate kinase: MKIHDLSNKIKRTKIITTIGPSTHSKENLFKLYEVGMNTIRLNFSHADFTEHGERIEWIKTLRKEIKKPISILLDTKGPEIRIGKMKDGKQEIKAGSEVTIFTNPEDFGKKECTATELQMSYDMSKDVKVGDTVLVDDGKLTMYVTAVDTKKMEVKAKAFNHHLVKTNKRVNLPGIDFTLPFLAEKDYNDIKFGIQQGVDYIAASFVNTAENVHEIRKILKENKADHIQIISKIESQIGIDNIDEIIEAGDGIMVARGDLGLEIPYYEVPYWEKQIIRKCREKGKIVIVATQMLESMTDNPAPTRAEVTDVYWATELGSDATMLSGESANGDYPFITVDTMATINKRAEVEFYGKLYYEKQLENARKNTSGPRAKIADKLAEKAKSGSYEFAIVLSKTGELLKTISKFRPNVTILGVSEDPKLYTAFGIWHSIFMNHSNDINKTHADEKALADIAKSWGAKIGEKVLVVRNEDIKEIVIK, encoded by the coding sequence ATGAAAATTCACGATTTAAGCAACAAAATCAAACGTACCAAAATTATTACAACAATTGGTCCGAGTACTCACTCAAAAGAGAACTTATTTAAACTATATGAAGTAGGGATGAACACAATTCGTTTAAACTTCTCACATGCAGACTTTACAGAGCACGGAGAAAGAATTGAATGAATTAAAACTCTTCGTAAGGAAATTAAAAAACCAATTTCAATTTTATTAGACACAAAAGGTCCAGAAATTCGTATTGGAAAAATGAAAGACGGAAAACAAGAAATTAAAGCTGGAAGTGAAGTAACAATCTTTACAAATCCTGAAGATTTCGGTAAAAAAGAATGTACAGCAACAGAATTACAAATGTCATATGATATGAGTAAAGATGTTAAAGTTGGAGACACAGTGTTAGTTGACGATGGAAAACTAACAATGTATGTAACTGCGGTTGATACTAAAAAAATGGAAGTTAAAGCAAAAGCCTTTAACCACCACTTAGTAAAAACTAATAAACGTGTTAACTTACCAGGAATTGATTTTACTTTACCATTTCTAGCAGAAAAAGATTACAACGATATTAAATTTGGAATTCAACAAGGTGTTGATTACATCGCAGCAAGTTTTGTAAACACTGCTGAAAATGTTCATGAAATCCGTAAGATTTTAAAAGAAAATAAAGCTGATCATATTCAAATTATTTCAAAAATTGAATCTCAAATTGGAATTGATAATATTGATGAAATTATTGAAGCAGGAGATGGAATCATGGTTGCCCGTGGTGACTTAGGTTTAGAAATCCCTTACTACGAAGTTCCTTACTGAGAAAAACAAATTATCCGTAAATGTCGTGAAAAAGGAAAAATCGTAATTGTAGCAACTCAAATGCTAGAATCAATGACAGATAACCCAGCTCCAACTCGTGCTGAGGTAACTGACGTTTATTGAGCAACTGAATTAGGTTCAGATGCAACAATGTTATCTGGAGAATCTGCAAATGGAGATTACCCATTCATTACAGTTGACACAATGGCGACAATTAATAAACGTGCTGAAGTAGAATTTTATGGAAAATTGTACTATGAAAAACAATTAGAAAATGCTCGTAAAAATACATCAGGACCACGTGCTAAAATTGCTGATAAATTAGCAGAAAAAGCAAAATCTGGTTCATATGAATTTGCGATTGTTTTATCAAAAACAGGGGAATTATTGAAAACTATTTCAAAATTCCGTCCAAATGTAACAATTCTAGGAGTATCAGAAGATCCAAAACTATATACAGCATTTGGAATTTGACATTCAATCTTCATGAATCACAGTAATGACATTAATAAAACTCATGCTGATGAAAAAGCTTTAGCAGATATTGCTAAATCATGAGGAGCTAAAATTGGTGAAAAAGTTTTAGTTGTAAGAAACGAAGATATCAAAGAAATAGTAATTAAATAA
- the thrS gene encoding threonine--tRNA ligase, whose product MKIILLDGSVREFSKPQTIKEIATSIATSLGKKVVGGIIDEEFIVASEFTIDFDCQLELITDRHEQYLNVVNNTAALVCALAIKELYPNVNVAEVAVEDDDEFALTFDCEPRLRLEALEEISNKAKELIKENIEIKVEVIDAKDFSKISKNNPYLASLLGKHQCKNKKAVLFKLKELYVIGNFASLSKTSDLKVIEAQQLSGSYFLGNEKNKMLQRINGMGGIKVEEFNARIQAKEERKANDHRKIGKDLEIFHLDQLVGQGLPIWLPNGTVLKQEIKKYLMEKEWEYDFIQIETPVLGSSDLYKTSGHWDHYREDMFAPMVMGNEELVLKPMSCPHHVSVYRQQPRSYRDLPIRYAEHALQHRYESSGSLTGLERVRAMELTDSHIFVRPDQLKNEFKRCFKLITEVLRTFDIQIDYLSLSLRDPEDKEKYFPDDNMWNKAEAELEETLKELNLVYKTMIGEAAFYGPKLDIQIRTALNHEITVSTLQLDFLLPEKFDLSYINQINELERPIMIHRGLIGTYERFISVLLEQTKGVLPLWCSPKQVKIIPVNLENDTVYCEEIRDILKKEFIRSEVDLRDERLNYKIRDAQVNKIPFQLVIGKNERENKTITYRRYGSEEQITLPVAKFLELIKNEINSKGKF is encoded by the coding sequence ATGAAAATAATACTATTAGATGGATCAGTTAGAGAGTTTAGTAAACCTCAAACTATTAAAGAAATTGCAACTTCGATTGCAACAAGCTTGGGTAAAAAAGTTGTTGGAGGAATAATTGATGAAGAATTCATTGTCGCTAGTGAATTCACTATTGACTTTGATTGTCAATTGGAATTAATAACAGATCGTCATGAGCAATACTTAAATGTAGTAAACAATACTGCCGCTCTTGTTTGTGCCTTGGCAATTAAAGAACTTTATCCAAATGTAAATGTAGCAGAAGTTGCTGTTGAAGATGATGATGAATTTGCTTTGACATTTGATTGTGAACCACGCTTGCGCCTAGAAGCATTAGAGGAAATCTCAAATAAAGCAAAAGAGTTAATTAAAGAAAACATTGAAATTAAAGTTGAAGTTATTGATGCCAAAGACTTTTCAAAAATTTCAAAAAACAATCCTTATCTTGCTAGTCTGTTGGGAAAACATCAATGCAAAAATAAGAAAGCTGTTTTATTTAAACTAAAAGAACTTTACGTTATTGGGAACTTTGCTTCCTTAAGTAAAACTTCAGATTTAAAAGTAATTGAAGCACAACAACTTTCAGGAAGTTATTTCTTAGGAAACGAAAAAAACAAAATGTTGCAAAGAATTAATGGAATGGGTGGCATTAAAGTTGAAGAATTTAACGCCCGAATTCAAGCAAAAGAGGAACGTAAAGCTAATGATCACAGAAAAATTGGTAAAGATTTAGAAATATTTCATCTTGATCAATTGGTTGGTCAAGGATTGCCAATCTGATTACCAAATGGAACCGTTTTAAAACAAGAAATTAAAAAATATTTAATGGAAAAAGAATGAGAGTATGATTTCATCCAAATTGAAACCCCAGTTCTTGGTTCAAGTGACTTGTATAAAACTTCAGGACATTGAGATCACTATCGCGAAGACATGTTTGCTCCAATGGTGATGGGAAACGAAGAATTGGTTTTAAAACCAATGAGTTGTCCGCACCACGTTTCAGTATACCGCCAACAACCTCGAAGTTATCGAGACTTACCAATTCGCTACGCAGAACACGCCCTACAACATAGATATGAATCTTCGGGAAGTTTAACTGGTTTAGAACGAGTTAGAGCGATGGAATTAACTGATTCACATATTTTTGTTCGCCCTGATCAGTTAAAAAATGAATTTAAACGTTGTTTTAAATTAATTACTGAAGTATTAAGAACTTTTGATATCCAAATTGATTACTTATCACTTTCACTAAGAGATCCCGAAGATAAGGAAAAATATTTCCCAGATGATAACATGTGAAATAAGGCGGAAGCGGAATTAGAAGAAACTTTAAAAGAGTTAAATCTGGTTTACAAAACTATGATTGGTGAGGCTGCTTTCTATGGACCTAAATTGGACATTCAAATCCGAACAGCTTTAAATCATGAAATCACTGTTTCAACATTACAATTAGACTTCCTATTGCCAGAAAAATTTGATTTAAGCTACATTAATCAAATCAATGAATTAGAACGTCCAATTATGATTCACCGTGGACTAATTGGTACTTATGAAAGATTTATCTCAGTTCTTTTAGAACAAACTAAAGGGGTTTTACCACTTTGATGTTCACCAAAACAAGTTAAGATAATCCCTGTTAATTTAGAAAATGATACTGTGTATTGTGAAGAAATTCGTGATATCCTTAAAAAGGAATTTATTCGTAGTGAAGTTGACCTTAGAGATGAACGTTTAAACTATAAAATTCGTGATGCTCAGGTTAATAAAATACCGTTCCAATTAGTAATCGGTAAAAACGAAAGAGAAAATAAAACAATCACTTATCGTCGCTATGGAAGCGAAGAGCAAATTACACTTCCAGTAGCTAAATTTTTAGAATTAATTAAAAACGAAATTAATTCAAAAGGAAAATTTTAG